The proteins below come from a single Ictalurus punctatus breed USDA103 chromosome 29, Coco_2.0, whole genome shotgun sequence genomic window:
- the ccdc88ab gene encoding girdin isoform X5, which translates to MDSEVFTPQLEQFLLTPLVAWVKTVVQPSPSDRSSLSLYMELVDGSYLNEVMLRINPKASSQRVNKKVNNDAVLRVQNLSVLIRHIKTYYQESLQQLVMMPLPNVLVLGRNPLTEQGLAEVKKLLLLLLGCAVQCEEKEEYIERIQTLDFDTKAAIASHIQEVTQDQENVLDLQWLEGGESPPEDLDSLSRNLAFHLRRLVDERDEQLETIVELTQERDCGQSPAPPPPPCAQSPSDSPSMRRTESRQHLSVELADAKAKIRRLRQELEEKSEQLLDCRQELENLEKELRRIQQENLQLLSDARSARAYRDELDALREKAIRVDKLESEVGRYKERLHDIEFYKARVEELKEDNQILLETKSMLEDQLEGSRARSDKLHELEKENLQFKAKIHDMEMERDMDRKRIEELLEENLALEMAQKQSMDESLHLGWELEQLSKTTPEVAEVPQKSLGHEVNELASSRLLKLEMENQALLKTVEELKGRGEAGARLLKAEKENLRLSQKLEQLESEAQSDRESLRSAENLSSDLMKEKAQLQKTLETLRENSERQVKGLEQENEHLNRTVTSLRQRSQVSAEARVKDVEKENRVLHESIKETSGKLNKLEFERKQLRKDLECYKEKGEKAEELETEVQRLERENEGLQKRVASLGITCEKVDALERENAELEAESRRLKKKIDGLRNASLQLEALEKENAQLDEENLELRRTAETLRSAGAKAARLEQENRELESEKNQMQRNLELLKASSKKTERLELSYQGLDSENQRLQKALENSGRKIQQLEGELRDLESENQSLQRNLEELKISSKRLEQLEQENKVLEQESSQLEKDKKQLEKENKRLRQQAEIRDSKLDEDSQRISQLEKENRALSKEVSTLSDSYNRVKDLERDNKELVKQATIDKKTLVTLREELVSEKLKSQQTNNDLEKLTHELEKMGLNKEGLLHDEQCSAARFKLLESKLESTLKSSLEIKEEKIAALEARLQESSNLNQQLRQELKTVKKNYEALRQREEEERMVHSSPSRGGEGSQSTSKWEKESHEATRELLKVKDRLIEVERNNATLQAEKQALRTQLKQLETQSSNLQAQILALQRQAASLQENNTTLQTQNAKLQVENSTLNSQSAALVGQNAQLQSQQCSAESERDGAVREREDLRSTYELLLRDHEKLAALHERQAAEYEALIGKHGGLKSAHKSLEVQHRDLEDRYNQLLKQKAQLEELEKVLKAEQEKMLSENQRHQATAAEYHKLKEENDKLNTTYQQLLKDNEGLQADHKNLKSQLNAAKLEQTRLEAEFSKLKEQYQQLDITSTKLTNQCELLSQLKGNLEEENRHLLDQIQTLMLQNRTLLEQTMESKDLFHVEQRQYIDKLNELRRQKEKLEEKIMDQYKFYDPSPPRRRGNWITLKMKKLIKPKSRERMRSLTLTPCRSESSDGFLVAPQDSQDSSSMGSGSLDDPLSQKRSGTLKKLPFMRNRSKDKDKVKAIYRRSMSMNDLLQSMALAGAGQWSGSTDHLEAPEDPVCAGGTQRMKELAYSTTAINYTTLSNKHKLKSKDNVSCEDVTPTSSDEQSAVRSQGLQLSSQDPAPSSRCRVACKICSAVNGSVSRPHSESSGEFSLSLDAEVWSSESSPVQRSSQHNQRRRSSAHANESGSRDNLSAESPRLCRASDPVQKERTKGRGILRSASGKATPTESRAGRPSLRKAESTRVKGPSQPRLGLSAQAKATSVCERLDASSSSAGLPRASSVISTAEGSTRRSSVHDMLAKDAREPVSVDPSPSKSQAASNVETSRERRKSKSRSGEQQIS; encoded by the exons AACAAGGCTTGGCTGAGGTGAAGAAGCTGCTCTTGCTGTTGCTCGGGTGTGCTGTTCAg TGCGAGGAAAAGGAGGAGTACATCGAGAGGATCCAGACGCTGGATTTCGACACCAAGGCGGCCATCGCGTCTCACATTCAGGAG GTCACCCAAGATCAGGAGAACGTTCTGGACCTGCAGTGGCTAGAGGGGGGCGAATCTCCACCCGAGGACCTGGACTCGCTCTCCAGAAACCTGGCCTTCCATCTCAGACGCCTGGTGGACGAGAGAGACGAGCAGCTGGAG ACGATCGTAGAGCTGACCCAGGAGAGAGACTGCGGCCAGTctccagctcctcctcctccgcccTGTGCCCAGTCTCCCAGCGACTCGCCCAGCATGCGGCGCACCGAGAGCAGGCAGCATCTCAGCGTCGAGCTGGCAGACGCCAAGGCCAAGATCCGACGCCTCCGCCAGGAGCT aGAAGAGAAAAGCGAGCAGTTGCTGGACTGCAGACAGGAACTAGAGAACCTGGAGAAAGAGCTGAGGAGGATTCAGCAGGAG AACCTCCAGTTGCTGTCAGACGCGCGCTCGGCGCGGGCCTACCGCGACGAGCTGGACGCTCTGAGAGAGAAGGCCATCCGAGTGGACAAGCTGGAGAGCGAAGTGGGCCGTTATAAAGAGAGGCTCCACGACATCGAGTTTTACAAAGCCCGGGTCGAG GAGCTTAAAGAGGACAATCAGATCCTGCTGGAGACCAAGAGCATGTTGGAGGACCAGCTAGAAGGCTCCAGGGCTCGCTCGGACAAACTGCACGAGCTCGAGAAGGAGAATCTGCAGTTCAAAGCCAAAATCCACGACATGGAGATG GAGCGAGACATGGACAGGAAGCGTATAGAGGAGCTGCTGGAGGAGAACCTGGCGCTGGAGATGGCTCAGAAGCAGAGCATGGACGAGTCCCTGCACCTCGGATGggagctggagcagctttcCAAAACCACACCCGAAGTCGCCGAGG TTCCTCAGAAGTCTCTGGGCCACGAGGTCAATGAGCTGGCCTCCAGCCGCCTCCTGAAGCTGGAGATGGAGAACCAGGCGCTGCTGAAGACCGTGGAGGAGCTGAAGGGTCGCGGCGAGGCCGGCGCACGCCTCCTCAAGGCTGAAAAGGAGAACCTGAGACTCAGCCAGAAG CTGGAACAGCTGGAGAGCGAGGCGCAGTCTGACAGGGAGAGTCTGCGCAGTGCCGAGAACCTGAGCTCAGACCTGATGAAGGAGAAAGCTCAGCTGCAGAAAACCCTGGAGACTCTGAGGGAGAACTCGGAGAGACAG GTGAAGGGGTTGGAGCAGGAGAACGAGCACTTGAACCGGACCGTCACGTCCCTCAGGCAGCGCTCTCAGGTCAGCGCCGAAGCCAGGGTCAAAGATGTCGAGAAGGAGAACCGCGTCCTCCACGAGTCCATCAAAGAGACCAGCGGCAAGCTGAACAAGCTCGAGTTCGAGCGCAAGCAGCTCCGCAAAGACCTGGAGTGCTACAAGGAGAAAGGCGAGAAGGCGGAGGAGCTCGAGACGGAGGTCCAGCGCCTGGAGCGTGAGAACGAGGGTCTGCAGAAACGTGTGGCGAGCCTTGGGATCACCTGTGAGAAGGTGGACGCCTTGGAAAGGGAGAACGCTGAGCTGGAGGCGGAGAGCAGAAGGTTGAAGAAGAAGATCGATGGACTGAGGAACGCGTCCCTGCAGTTGGAGGCATTAGAGAAGGAGAACGCCCAGCTGGACGAGGAGAACCTGGAACTGCGGCGTACGGCCGAGACTCTGAGGTCCGCAGGAGCCAAAGCCGCTCGTCTGGAGCAGGAGAACCGAGAGCTGGAGAGCGAGAAGAATCAGATGCAGAGAAACCTAGAGCTGCTAAAAGCTTCGTCCAAGAAAACCGAACGCCTGGAGCTCAGCTACCAAGGTCTGGACTCGGAGAACCAGCGGCTCCAGAAGGCCCTGGAGAACAGCGGGCGTAAAATCCAACAGCTGGAAGGAGAGCTCCGGGACCTGGAGAGCGAGAACCAGAGCCTGCAGAGGAACCTGGAAGAGCTGAAGATCTCCAGCAAGCGTCTGGAGCAGCTGGAACAGGAGAACAAAGTGCTGGAGCAGGAGAGCTCGCAGCTGGAGAAAGACAAGAAGCAGCTGGAGAAGGAGAACAAGCGGCTGAGGCAGCAGGCTGAGATCAGAGACTCCAAACTGGATGAGGACAGTCAGAGAATATCGCAGCTGGAGAAGGAAAACCGCGCGCTGAGCAAGGAAGTGAGCACCCTGAGCGACTCCTATAACCGCGTCAAAGATCTCGAGAGGGACAACAAGGAGCTGGTGAAGCAGGCCACGATCGACAAGAAGACACTGGTCACGCTGAGAGAG GAGCTGGTGAGCGAGAAACTAAAGAGTCAGCAGACAAACAACGATCTGGAAAAACTGACTCACGAGCTGGAGAAGATGGGGCTGAATAAAGAAGGGCTGCTGCACGATGAACAGTGCTCTGCTGcgag GTTCAAGCTCCTGGAGTCGAAGCTGGAGTCCACATTGAAGTCCTCGCTGGAGATTAAAGAGGAGAAGATCGCCGCCCTGGAGGCCAGACTGCAGGAGTCCTCCAACCTTAACCAGCAGCTCCGGCAGGAACTCAAAACA GTGAAGAAGAACTACGAAGCTCTTCGTCAGAGGGAGGAGGAAGAGCGCATGGTGCACAGCTCGCCCTCGAGAGGAGGGGAAGGCTCGCAGAGCACCAGCAAGTGGGAGAAGGAGAGTCACGAGGCCACTCGAGAGCTGCTGAAGGTCAAAGACCGACTCATAGAGGTGGAGAGGAAC AATGCCACTCTTCAGGCGGAGAAGCAGGCGCTGCGTACGCAGCTGAAGCAGCTGGAGACTCAGAGCAGTAACCTCCAGGCTCAGATCCTCGCTCTGCAGAGACAGGCCGCCTCGCTGCAGGAGAACAACACCACGCTGCAGACTCAGAACGCTAAACTACAG GTGGAGAACTCGACACTGAACTCTCAGAGCGCGGCGCTCGTCGGCCAGAACGCTCAGCTACAGAGTCAGCAGTGCAGCGCCGAAAGCGAGCGAGACGGCGCCGTACGGGAGCGCGAGGACCTCCGATCCACCTACGAGCTGCTACTGAGGGATCACGAGAAGCTCGCGGCTCTGCACGAGCGCCAGGCGGCCGAGTACGAGGCCCTGATCGGCAAACACGGGGGTCTGAAGAGCGCACACAAGAGCCTGGAAGTGCAGCACCGAGACCTGGAGGACAG GTATAACCAGCTGCTGAAGCAGAAGGCACAGCTGGAGGAGCTGGAGAAGGTTTTGAAGGCCGAGCAGGAGAAGATGCTGTCGGAGAACCAGAGGCACCAGGCCACAGCGGCCGAGTATCATAAACTGAAGGAAGAAAACGACAA GTTGAACACCACATACCAGCAGCTGCTGAAAGATAACGAGGGCCTGCAGGCCGACCACAAGAACCTGAAGAGCCAGCTGAACGCCGCGAAACTGGAGCAGACGCGCCTGGAGGCCGAGTTCTCCAAGCTGAAGGAGCAGTACCAACAGCTGGATATCACCTCCACCAAACTCACCAACCAGTGCGAG TTGCTGAGCCAGCTGAAAGGGAATCTGGAGGAGGAGAACCGACACCTGCTGGACCAGATCCAGACCCTGATGCTGCAGAACCGAACCCTGCTGGAGCAGACCATGGAGAGTAAAGACCTCTTCCACGTCGAGCAGAGACAGTACAT AGACAAACTCAACGAGTtgaggagacagaaggagaagTTGGAGGAGAAGATCATGGATCAGTACAAATTCTACGACCCCTCACCCCCCAGGAG AAGGGGCAACTGGATCacgctgaagatgaagaaactGATCAAGCCAAAGAGTCGAGAGCGAATGCGTTCCCTCACCCTCACGCCCTGCCGCTCCGAGTCGAGCGACGGCTTCCTGGTGGCTCCTCAGGACAGTCAGGACAGCTCGTCCATGGGCTCCGGGTCGCTCGACGACCCTCTGAGTCAAAAGAGGAGCGGCA CACTGAAAAAGCTGCCCTTTATGAGGAACAGGTCCAAGGACAAAGACAAAGTGAAGGCTATCTACCGGCGCTCCATGT CCATGAACGATCTTCTGCAGTCCATGGCGCTGGCCGGTGCCGGGCAGTGGAGTGGCAGTACAGATCACCTGGAGGCTCCTGAAGACCCGGTGTGTGCAGGTGGGACTCAGCGAATGAAGGAGCTCGCGTACTCCACCACAGCCATCAACTACACCACCCTCAGCAACAAGCACAAACTCAAGAGCAAAG ATAACGTCTCCTGCGAGGACGTCACTCCCACCTCTTCAGACGAGCAGAGTGCAGTTCGAAGCCAAG GACTGCAGCTCTCTTCCCAAGATCCTGCTCCATCCTCCAGGTGCAGAGTCGCCTGTAAAATCTGTA GTGCGGTGAACGGCAGCGTGAGCAGACCGCACAGCGAGAGCAGCGGAGAGTTCAGCCTCAGTCTGGACGCCGAAGTCTGGTCGAGCGAGAGCAGCCCGGTACAGAGATCGTCTCAACACAaccagaggaggaggagcagcgcTCACGCCAACGAG TCTGGCAGCCGGGACAACCTGAGCGCAGAATCTCCACGTCTGTGCAGAGCGTCCGATCCCGTGCAGAAGGAGCGCACCAAGGGGCGGGGCATCCTGAGGTCTGCCAGCGGGAAGGCCACGCCCACCGAGTCCCGAGCAGGCCGACCGAGTCTGCGTAAGGCAGAGAGCACTCGGGTGAAGGGCCCGAGTCAGCCCAGGTTAGGCCTGAGTGCTCAGGCAAAAGCGACTTCTGTGTGCGAGCGCCTGGACGCCTCGTCCTCTTCCGCTGGACTTCCTCGTGCCAGCAGCGTCATCTCTACAGCCGAGGGCAGCACGCGCCGCTCCAGCGTCCACGACATGCTGGCCAAGGACGCACGCGAGCCCGTCTCTGTGGATCCGTCGCCCTCGAAGAGTCAGGCCGCATCCA ATGTGGAGACGTCACGCGAGCGCAGGAAATCTAAAAGCCGGTCCGGAGAGCAGCAGATCTCCTAA
- the ccdc88ab gene encoding girdin isoform X1 translates to MDSEVFTPQLEQFLLTPLVAWVKTVVQPSPSDRSSLSLYMELVDGSYLNEVMLRINPKASSQRVNKKVNNDAVLRVQNLSVLIRHIKTYYQESLQQLVMMPLPNVLVLGRNPLTEQGLAEVKKLLLLLLGCAVQCEEKEEYIERIQTLDFDTKAAIASHIQEVTQDQENVLDLQWLEGGESPPEDLDSLSRNLAFHLRRLVDERDEQLETIVELTQERDCGQSPAPPPPPCAQSPSDSPSMRRTESRQHLSVELADAKAKIRRLRQELEEKSEQLLDCRQELENLEKELRRIQQENLQLLSDARSARAYRDELDALREKAIRVDKLESEVGRYKERLHDIEFYKARVEELKEDNQILLETKSMLEDQLEGSRARSDKLHELEKENLQFKAKIHDMEMERDMDRKRIEELLEENLALEMAQKQSMDESLHLGWELEQLSKTTPEVAEVPQKSLGHEVNELASSRLLKLEMENQALLKTVEELKGRGEAGARLLKAEKENLRLSQKLEQLESEAQSDRESLRSAENLSSDLMKEKAQLQKTLETLRENSERQVKGLEQENEHLNRTVTSLRQRSQVSAEARVKDVEKENRVLHESIKETSGKLNKLEFERKQLRKDLECYKEKGEKAEELETEVQRLERENEGLQKRVASLGITCEKVDALERENAELEAESRRLKKKIDGLRNASLQLEALEKENAQLDEENLELRRTAETLRSAGAKAARLEQENRELESEKNQMQRNLELLKASSKKTERLELSYQGLDSENQRLQKALENSGRKIQQLEGELRDLESENQSLQRNLEELKISSKRLEQLEQENKVLEQESSQLEKDKKQLEKENKRLRQQAEIRDSKLDEDSQRISQLEKENRALSKEVSTLSDSYNRVKDLERDNKELVKQATIDKKTLVTLREELVSEKLKSQQTNNDLEKLTHELEKMGLNKEGLLHDEQCSAARFKLLESKLESTLKSSLEIKEEKIAALEARLQESSNLNQQLRQELKTVKKNYEALRQREEEERMVHSSPSRGGEGSQSTSKWEKESHEATRELLKVKDRLIEVERNNATLQAEKQALRTQLKQLETQSSNLQAQILALQRQAASLQENNTTLQTQNAKLQVENSTLNSQSAALVGQNAQLQSQQCSAESERDGAVREREDLRSTYELLLRDHEKLAALHERQAAEYEALIGKHGGLKSAHKSLEVQHRDLEDRYNQLLKQKAQLEELEKVLKAEQEKMLSENQRHQATAAEYHKLKEENDKLNTTYQQLLKDNEGLQADHKNLKSQLNAAKLEQTRLEAEFSKLKEQYQQLDITSTKLTNQCELLSQLKGNLEEENRHLLDQIQTLMLQNRTLLEQTMESKDLFHVEQRQYIDKLNELRRQKEKLEEKIMDQYKFYDPSPPRRRGNWITLKMKKLIKPKSRERMRSLTLTPCRSESSDGFLVAPQDSQDSSSMGSGSLDDPLSQKRSGTLKKLPFMRNRSKDKDKVKAIYRRSMSMNDLLQSMALAGAGQWSGSTDHLEAPEDPVCAGGTQRMKELAYSTTAINYTTLSNKHKLKSKDNVSCEDVTPTSSDEQSAVRSQGLQLSSQDPAPSSRCRVACKICSAVNGSVSRPHSESSGEFSLSLDAEVWSSESSPVQRSSQHNQRRRSSAHANESGSRDNLSAESPRLCRASDPVQKERTKGRGILRSASGKATPTESRAGRPSLRKAESTRVKGPSQPRLGLSAQAKATSVCERLDASSSSAGLPRASSVISTAEGSTRRSSVHDMLAKDAREPVSVDPSPSKSQAASSEYSKPLPKSASVPCTGRVPNADDPELSTLQEFLGPSFTVDSVFLDSIFSEPAFSSSTRNQAFLSLNTSLVSNISGPPLKPKPNPNHNQPNDSKVDGRGRDNNPDQSAPLSSEDSQSLWYEYGCV, encoded by the exons AACAAGGCTTGGCTGAGGTGAAGAAGCTGCTCTTGCTGTTGCTCGGGTGTGCTGTTCAg TGCGAGGAAAAGGAGGAGTACATCGAGAGGATCCAGACGCTGGATTTCGACACCAAGGCGGCCATCGCGTCTCACATTCAGGAG GTCACCCAAGATCAGGAGAACGTTCTGGACCTGCAGTGGCTAGAGGGGGGCGAATCTCCACCCGAGGACCTGGACTCGCTCTCCAGAAACCTGGCCTTCCATCTCAGACGCCTGGTGGACGAGAGAGACGAGCAGCTGGAG ACGATCGTAGAGCTGACCCAGGAGAGAGACTGCGGCCAGTctccagctcctcctcctccgcccTGTGCCCAGTCTCCCAGCGACTCGCCCAGCATGCGGCGCACCGAGAGCAGGCAGCATCTCAGCGTCGAGCTGGCAGACGCCAAGGCCAAGATCCGACGCCTCCGCCAGGAGCT aGAAGAGAAAAGCGAGCAGTTGCTGGACTGCAGACAGGAACTAGAGAACCTGGAGAAAGAGCTGAGGAGGATTCAGCAGGAG AACCTCCAGTTGCTGTCAGACGCGCGCTCGGCGCGGGCCTACCGCGACGAGCTGGACGCTCTGAGAGAGAAGGCCATCCGAGTGGACAAGCTGGAGAGCGAAGTGGGCCGTTATAAAGAGAGGCTCCACGACATCGAGTTTTACAAAGCCCGGGTCGAG GAGCTTAAAGAGGACAATCAGATCCTGCTGGAGACCAAGAGCATGTTGGAGGACCAGCTAGAAGGCTCCAGGGCTCGCTCGGACAAACTGCACGAGCTCGAGAAGGAGAATCTGCAGTTCAAAGCCAAAATCCACGACATGGAGATG GAGCGAGACATGGACAGGAAGCGTATAGAGGAGCTGCTGGAGGAGAACCTGGCGCTGGAGATGGCTCAGAAGCAGAGCATGGACGAGTCCCTGCACCTCGGATGggagctggagcagctttcCAAAACCACACCCGAAGTCGCCGAGG TTCCTCAGAAGTCTCTGGGCCACGAGGTCAATGAGCTGGCCTCCAGCCGCCTCCTGAAGCTGGAGATGGAGAACCAGGCGCTGCTGAAGACCGTGGAGGAGCTGAAGGGTCGCGGCGAGGCCGGCGCACGCCTCCTCAAGGCTGAAAAGGAGAACCTGAGACTCAGCCAGAAG CTGGAACAGCTGGAGAGCGAGGCGCAGTCTGACAGGGAGAGTCTGCGCAGTGCCGAGAACCTGAGCTCAGACCTGATGAAGGAGAAAGCTCAGCTGCAGAAAACCCTGGAGACTCTGAGGGAGAACTCGGAGAGACAG GTGAAGGGGTTGGAGCAGGAGAACGAGCACTTGAACCGGACCGTCACGTCCCTCAGGCAGCGCTCTCAGGTCAGCGCCGAAGCCAGGGTCAAAGATGTCGAGAAGGAGAACCGCGTCCTCCACGAGTCCATCAAAGAGACCAGCGGCAAGCTGAACAAGCTCGAGTTCGAGCGCAAGCAGCTCCGCAAAGACCTGGAGTGCTACAAGGAGAAAGGCGAGAAGGCGGAGGAGCTCGAGACGGAGGTCCAGCGCCTGGAGCGTGAGAACGAGGGTCTGCAGAAACGTGTGGCGAGCCTTGGGATCACCTGTGAGAAGGTGGACGCCTTGGAAAGGGAGAACGCTGAGCTGGAGGCGGAGAGCAGAAGGTTGAAGAAGAAGATCGATGGACTGAGGAACGCGTCCCTGCAGTTGGAGGCATTAGAGAAGGAGAACGCCCAGCTGGACGAGGAGAACCTGGAACTGCGGCGTACGGCCGAGACTCTGAGGTCCGCAGGAGCCAAAGCCGCTCGTCTGGAGCAGGAGAACCGAGAGCTGGAGAGCGAGAAGAATCAGATGCAGAGAAACCTAGAGCTGCTAAAAGCTTCGTCCAAGAAAACCGAACGCCTGGAGCTCAGCTACCAAGGTCTGGACTCGGAGAACCAGCGGCTCCAGAAGGCCCTGGAGAACAGCGGGCGTAAAATCCAACAGCTGGAAGGAGAGCTCCGGGACCTGGAGAGCGAGAACCAGAGCCTGCAGAGGAACCTGGAAGAGCTGAAGATCTCCAGCAAGCGTCTGGAGCAGCTGGAACAGGAGAACAAAGTGCTGGAGCAGGAGAGCTCGCAGCTGGAGAAAGACAAGAAGCAGCTGGAGAAGGAGAACAAGCGGCTGAGGCAGCAGGCTGAGATCAGAGACTCCAAACTGGATGAGGACAGTCAGAGAATATCGCAGCTGGAGAAGGAAAACCGCGCGCTGAGCAAGGAAGTGAGCACCCTGAGCGACTCCTATAACCGCGTCAAAGATCTCGAGAGGGACAACAAGGAGCTGGTGAAGCAGGCCACGATCGACAAGAAGACACTGGTCACGCTGAGAGAG GAGCTGGTGAGCGAGAAACTAAAGAGTCAGCAGACAAACAACGATCTGGAAAAACTGACTCACGAGCTGGAGAAGATGGGGCTGAATAAAGAAGGGCTGCTGCACGATGAACAGTGCTCTGCTGcgag GTTCAAGCTCCTGGAGTCGAAGCTGGAGTCCACATTGAAGTCCTCGCTGGAGATTAAAGAGGAGAAGATCGCCGCCCTGGAGGCCAGACTGCAGGAGTCCTCCAACCTTAACCAGCAGCTCCGGCAGGAACTCAAAACA GTGAAGAAGAACTACGAAGCTCTTCGTCAGAGGGAGGAGGAAGAGCGCATGGTGCACAGCTCGCCCTCGAGAGGAGGGGAAGGCTCGCAGAGCACCAGCAAGTGGGAGAAGGAGAGTCACGAGGCCACTCGAGAGCTGCTGAAGGTCAAAGACCGACTCATAGAGGTGGAGAGGAAC AATGCCACTCTTCAGGCGGAGAAGCAGGCGCTGCGTACGCAGCTGAAGCAGCTGGAGACTCAGAGCAGTAACCTCCAGGCTCAGATCCTCGCTCTGCAGAGACAGGCCGCCTCGCTGCAGGAGAACAACACCACGCTGCAGACTCAGAACGCTAAACTACAG GTGGAGAACTCGACACTGAACTCTCAGAGCGCGGCGCTCGTCGGCCAGAACGCTCAGCTACAGAGTCAGCAGTGCAGCGCCGAAAGCGAGCGAGACGGCGCCGTACGGGAGCGCGAGGACCTCCGATCCACCTACGAGCTGCTACTGAGGGATCACGAGAAGCTCGCGGCTCTGCACGAGCGCCAGGCGGCCGAGTACGAGGCCCTGATCGGCAAACACGGGGGTCTGAAGAGCGCACACAAGAGCCTGGAAGTGCAGCACCGAGACCTGGAGGACAG GTATAACCAGCTGCTGAAGCAGAAGGCACAGCTGGAGGAGCTGGAGAAGGTTTTGAAGGCCGAGCAGGAGAAGATGCTGTCGGAGAACCAGAGGCACCAGGCCACAGCGGCCGAGTATCATAAACTGAAGGAAGAAAACGACAA GTTGAACACCACATACCAGCAGCTGCTGAAAGATAACGAGGGCCTGCAGGCCGACCACAAGAACCTGAAGAGCCAGCTGAACGCCGCGAAACTGGAGCAGACGCGCCTGGAGGCCGAGTTCTCCAAGCTGAAGGAGCAGTACCAACAGCTGGATATCACCTCCACCAAACTCACCAACCAGTGCGAG TTGCTGAGCCAGCTGAAAGGGAATCTGGAGGAGGAGAACCGACACCTGCTGGACCAGATCCAGACCCTGATGCTGCAGAACCGAACCCTGCTGGAGCAGACCATGGAGAGTAAAGACCTCTTCCACGTCGAGCAGAGACAGTACAT AGACAAACTCAACGAGTtgaggagacagaaggagaagTTGGAGGAGAAGATCATGGATCAGTACAAATTCTACGACCCCTCACCCCCCAGGAG AAGGGGCAACTGGATCacgctgaagatgaagaaactGATCAAGCCAAAGAGTCGAGAGCGAATGCGTTCCCTCACCCTCACGCCCTGCCGCTCCGAGTCGAGCGACGGCTTCCTGGTGGCTCCTCAGGACAGTCAGGACAGCTCGTCCATGGGCTCCGGGTCGCTCGACGACCCTCTGAGTCAAAAGAGGAGCGGCA CACTGAAAAAGCTGCCCTTTATGAGGAACAGGTCCAAGGACAAAGACAAAGTGAAGGCTATCTACCGGCGCTCCATGT CCATGAACGATCTTCTGCAGTCCATGGCGCTGGCCGGTGCCGGGCAGTGGAGTGGCAGTACAGATCACCTGGAGGCTCCTGAAGACCCGGTGTGTGCAGGTGGGACTCAGCGAATGAAGGAGCTCGCGTACTCCACCACAGCCATCAACTACACCACCCTCAGCAACAAGCACAAACTCAAGAGCAAAG ATAACGTCTCCTGCGAGGACGTCACTCCCACCTCTTCAGACGAGCAGAGTGCAGTTCGAAGCCAAG GACTGCAGCTCTCTTCCCAAGATCCTGCTCCATCCTCCAGGTGCAGAGTCGCCTGTAAAATCTGTA GTGCGGTGAACGGCAGCGTGAGCAGACCGCACAGCGAGAGCAGCGGAGAGTTCAGCCTCAGTCTGGACGCCGAAGTCTGGTCGAGCGAGAGCAGCCCGGTACAGAGATCGTCTCAACACAaccagaggaggaggagcagcgcTCACGCCAACGAG TCTGGCAGCCGGGACAACCTGAGCGCAGAATCTCCACGTCTGTGCAGAGCGTCCGATCCCGTGCAGAAGGAGCGCACCAAGGGGCGGGGCATCCTGAGGTCTGCCAGCGGGAAGGCCACGCCCACCGAGTCCCGAGCAGGCCGACCGAGTCTGCGTAAGGCAGAGAGCACTCGGGTGAAGGGCCCGAGTCAGCCCAGGTTAGGCCTGAGTGCTCAGGCAAAAGCGACTTCTGTGTGCGAGCGCCTGGACGCCTCGTCCTCTTCCGCTGGACTTCCTCGTGCCAGCAGCGTCATCTCTACAGCCGAGGGCAGCACGCGCCGCTCCAGCGTCCACGACATGCTGGCCAAGGACGCACGCGAGCCCGTCTCTGTGGATCCGTCGCCCTCGAAGAGTCAGGCCGCATCCAGTGAGTACTCAAAACCCCTGCCCAAATCGGCCAGCGTGCCCTGCaccggccgcgtcccaaacgcAGACGACCCTGAGCTGTCCACTCTGCAGGAGTTCTTAGGCCCCTCCTTCACCGTAGATTCAGTCTTCCTGGACTCCATCTTTAGCGAGCCAGCGTTTTCCAGCAGCACCAGGAACCAGGCTTTCCTCTCACTCAATACGTCGCTCGTTAGTAACATCAGCGGCCCGCCCCTCAAACCCAAACCCAATCCCAATCACAATCAGCCCAACGACAGCAAGGTAGACGGGCGGGGCCGCGATAATAATCCCGACCAATCGGCTCCCTTGAGTTCAGAGGACAGCCAATCGCTGTGGTACGAATACGGCTGTGTGTAA